GTCCTGTCAATACCTTTCAGCATCCCCATTATGACAGATTCCAGATTTCTGGCAGACTTTTCAAGATTGTCTTCCACGGCCCAGAGTGTGCCTGAACACATCACAAATATTACCGTCATGGCTGTCATGATCAAACGTTTCATCCGGTTTTCCTCCCTGATTGTTTAAAATTATTGTCCCAGTTTTTTTATATACATACAAATCTTCACCGGACGCCAGGCTGTTTCTAGGGCGCCAGGAGCAGCACCTTTGTCTGGCTGGGCGCTACACGCACGCCCGGACAGTTTGTGGAATTCTGGAGCGATGCGCTTGTAAGCTTTGTGGCGGGCATCCCTCCCACCAGCACGGTGAATGATGCCGTCAGATGCCTTGCCGGGCCCATGACCATGCCGGATGCAACCCCCGTTGCCACACCGGCGTTGTCGCCGTTACTGAGCGGAATCTGAGTGTTCATATTATGTGCGGGCGCCGCCATGAAAAGCACCTTGTATGCCGCAGGAACCCCCATCGGGCCGTTGGCAATGTTCGGATAAGGGACCGGCACAGGCCCCGCCGGGCTCGGCGTCAGGCAGACATCGGGAAATCCCGTATCCATTCCGCCCATCTGTGTGTTGGCGAACATATATCCTCCCTTAGCACAGGGCGTGATAACTTTGCATACCTTTGTCCCTCCTTGCCTCGTCATTGCGGCATACGCTGAAAGTATGCCTCATTCCTCGGCTTCGTCGCTTCGCGGTATGCATTGTTCTGACGCCCTGTATATTCATTTTTACTTACCAGCTTAACAGCTTTTTCATTTCTGTTTTCTCACCACTCACCACTCTTAACCGTCTTTTACCCCAGATGAATCTGGTCGCCCTCTATTTTGACCAGTTCGTCCGCCGTAACCAGTGCGTTCTGACCTTTGAGGCTCATGTTCTTTTCCGCCCTGTAATCGATCTGATTGCTTCTTACCTGATCGATCTCTTCAACAATTTTATAGCTTCGTTTGACCTTCTGGCTTATACGCCCGGCAATCGTATCGAACATTTCGCCTACAAACTTGAAAGCGCCTGCCTGCGCCAGAACCTTGCGGCCAACATACGAGAGCTGATCGAAGAAAACCCGGGCCTTATCGGAGTGCACGGCAAGCTCGGTTGAAGTCATCGCTATGTCGCCAGCAGATACAAGGTCAACACCCTGCGCCGAG
Above is a window of Desulfomonilia bacterium DNA encoding:
- a CDS encoding DUF4150 domain-containing protein — protein: MFANTQMGGMDTGFPDVCLTPSPAGPVPVPYPNIANGPMGVPAAYKVLFMAAPAHNMNTQIPLSNGDNAGVATGVASGMVMGPARHLTASFTVLVGGMPATKLTSASLQNSTNCPGVRVAPSQTKVLLLAP
- a CDS encoding DUF3540 domain-containing protein, with protein sequence MKQALRRITGHNCQVQAHGFVTGRDDRGAFVDCEYGIVYARRAASCLIEPAVGDSVLVAGDLEGDIFVIAVLEQKEASATKITVEGDLHLGVPKGRFSVVSAQGVDLVSAGDIAMTSTELAVHSDKARVFFDQLSYVGRKVLAQAGAFKFVGEMFDTIAGRISQKVKRSYKIVEEIDQVRSNQIDYRAEKNMSLKGQNALVTADELVKIEGDQIHLG